Proteins encoded together in one Nitrospiraceae bacterium window:
- a CDS encoding aspartate-semialdehyde dehydrogenase, whose translation MIKKKKKYVAAIVGATGAVGNEMIATLEQRDFPVEKLRLFASERSEGKTLEFHGKNVSVESLKEDSFRGIDIALFSAGAERSKIWAPIAAKSGCVVVDNSSQWRMDPEVPLVVPEVNKHDIKKHKGIIANPNCSTIQMVVALKPIHDAARIKRVVVTTFQAVSGTGKKAMDELLHQTTDILNFKEIKCNVYPHQIAFNVLPHIDKFLENGYTKEEMKMVNETKKIMGDNSIKVTATTVRVPVFRCHSESVNIETEKKLTAVDVRVILSKAPGIIVFDAPEKNIYPLPVAAAGRDETYVGRIREDESIANGINLWVVSDNLRKGAALNAVQIAEELIKMAEQR comes from the coding sequence ATGATCAAGAAAAAGAAAAAATATGTTGCTGCTATTGTAGGAGCAACAGGCGCAGTCGGAAATGAGATGATTGCAACTCTTGAACAGAGAGACTTTCCTGTTGAAAAATTAAGACTTTTTGCATCAGAGAGATCAGAGGGAAAAACACTCGAATTTCACGGGAAGAATGTGTCTGTTGAATCGCTGAAAGAAGATTCTTTTAGGGGGATTGATATAGCGCTTTTTTCTGCAGGCGCGGAACGCTCGAAGATATGGGCGCCGATCGCGGCAAAATCAGGATGTGTTGTTGTTGATAATTCCAGCCAGTGGAGAATGGACCCCGAGGTTCCTCTGGTTGTGCCTGAGGTGAACAAGCACGATATTAAAAAGCATAAGGGAATAATCGCAAATCCAAATTGCTCGACCATACAGATGGTTGTTGCCTTAAAACCAATACATGATGCGGCCAGGATAAAACGTGTTGTTGTAACAACATTCCAAGCGGTCTCGGGTACAGGGAAGAAAGCAATGGATGAACTTCTCCATCAGACAACAGATATCCTGAATTTTAAAGAGATAAAATGCAATGTCTATCCGCACCAGATAGCATTCAATGTTCTCCCGCATATAGATAAGTTCCTTGAGAACGGATATACGAAAGAAGAGATGAAGATGGTAAATGAGACAAAAAAAATAATGGGAGACAATTCCATCAAAGTCACTGCAACAACAGTGCGTGTTCCTGTTTTCAGATGCCATTCAGAGAGCGTAAACATAGAGACAGAAAAAAAACTTACTGCTGTTGATGTGAGAGTGATACTTTCCAAAGCTCCTGGCATTATTGTTTTTGATGCGCCTGAAAAAAATATCTATCCTCTGCCGGTTGCAGCTGCAGGAAGAGACGAGACATATGTCGGCAGGATACGGGAAGACGAATCCATAGCAAACGGGATAAATCTCTGGGTTGTGTCTGATAACCTGAGAAAAGGCGCAGCGCTTAACGCCGTTCAGATAGCAGAAGAACTTATCAAGATGGCAGAGCAGCGGTAA
- the hisI gene encoding phosphoribosyl-AMP cyclohydrolase produces MIPQLKFNESGLIPAIVQDASTNDVLMMAYMDKTSLEKTLNTGFTHFWSRSRKKYWMKGETSGHVQAVQEIWYDCDEDTLLIKVIQHGAGACHTGNRTCFYRKITKE; encoded by the coding sequence ATGATACCGCAGTTAAAATTCAACGAGAGCGGGTTAATCCCAGCAATAGTGCAGGATGCAAGTACAAACGATGTGCTGATGATGGCTTATATGGACAAGACCTCGCTCGAAAAAACACTGAACACAGGATTTACCCACTTCTGGTCCCGTTCAAGAAAAAAATACTGGATGAAAGGCGAGACCTCAGGGCATGTTCAGGCTGTTCAGGAGATATGGTACGACTGTGATGAGGATACTCTTTTAATAAAGGTCATCCAGCACGGAGCAGGCGCATGCCACACTGGAAACAGAACCTGTTTTTACAGGAAGATAACAAAAGAATAA
- a CDS encoding AMP-binding protein, with protein sequence MKNTVIHEIFLKNQEMFGQKIAFNYFDSTWHSVTYNDFITSSRSIAAHLLNSGLKKGDRIAIISENRPEWCIAYTGIIMAGGIAVPIDAQLLPDAVKNLLADSESEIVFCSDKTAANISNSVKTKKINFDSPEFKLVIESNVCFDLPEVKFEDVASIIYTSGTTGIPKGVMLIHKNFLSDADAVIKSGIIKESDSVLSVLPLHHTYPFMCTFIVPMILGGRVVYSPSLKGSDIISSIHDKSVTILLAVPQLLELIRNNITTKIKQLPFPFSSIISAGLGVCKVLRIMSGLNIGKMLFSSVHKKLGKQFRLMASGGARLDPQVMRDLEGIGFTVIEGYGLTETSPVLTFNPISRSKIGSVGKPLSSVEIRIIDTATGKILETREQGEIAVRGPMVMKGYYKNPDETNKVIRDNWFFTGDIGFLDKENYLYITNRIKEVIVLSSGKNIYPVEIEKTYLKIPLIKEICVTEAGGQKSGDFLHAVIVPDFEYAKKNHISNILEHLKWKTNKISHTLPEYMRIKGFTLYTESLPKTPLGKLRRFMIKDLIKPDTVKEKTGDDILLIDDKTGKHLLKCIKTVTHEHIAVQAKDNLEFDLGFDSLKKIELIACLEKEFSLNLPVTFFTDIQTVEELFQKIKAFRLKQDAADITAIPDEIGFTGILLQEPADIEKKAVGLKQNRIEWAVLSLLLLLIKLSAKLFFRLEVKGINNLLKTKFIIAANHCSFLDAFLIAAAMPFDVFKNLYFLGLRKFFKNKLASCFARISHVIQIDPDMYITKALQLSAYALRMNKNLCIFPEGGRSFDGKLMEFKKGIGVLAIEMDVPVVPCFIKGSFEAMPAGSFIIKPKKIIINFGKALNPDEMDFTKKQENIDNHQFFADELRKKVEELSHR encoded by the coding sequence ATGAAAAACACTGTTATTCATGAAATTTTTCTGAAAAATCAGGAAATGTTCGGACAGAAAATTGCGTTCAATTATTTTGATTCAACATGGCATTCAGTAACTTACAATGATTTTATCACCAGCTCAAGATCAATTGCAGCGCATCTTCTAAATTCTGGGTTAAAAAAAGGCGACCGAATAGCAATCATTTCGGAGAACCGCCCAGAGTGGTGCATTGCTTATACAGGGATCATCATGGCCGGAGGGATTGCTGTTCCGATAGACGCACAGCTTCTTCCTGATGCTGTAAAAAATCTTCTTGCTGATTCTGAATCCGAAATCGTCTTCTGCAGTGATAAAACAGCGGCAAATATCAGTAATTCAGTAAAAACAAAAAAAATAAATTTCGACTCGCCTGAATTCAAACTCGTGATTGAATCAAACGTCTGCTTTGATCTTCCAGAAGTAAAATTCGAGGATGTTGCGTCGATAATATACACTTCAGGAACAACAGGCATTCCAAAAGGCGTGATGCTTATACACAAGAATTTTTTGTCCGATGCAGACGCTGTTATCAAGTCCGGAATTATTAAAGAATCCGACAGCGTGCTTTCTGTCCTGCCGCTTCACCACACATATCCTTTTATGTGTACATTCATAGTTCCTATGATACTAGGAGGAAGAGTTGTATATTCACCCAGCCTTAAAGGTTCTGACATTATCTCATCAATACATGATAAGTCTGTTACGATCTTGCTTGCAGTGCCGCAGCTGCTCGAATTAATCAGAAACAATATTACAACAAAAATTAAACAGCTTCCATTTCCTTTTTCTTCGATTATCAGCGCTGGATTAGGCGTCTGTAAAGTACTCAGAATAATGTCAGGGTTGAATATTGGAAAGATGCTTTTCTCTTCTGTTCACAAAAAACTCGGGAAACAGTTCAGACTTATGGCAAGCGGAGGGGCAAGACTTGATCCACAGGTAATGAGAGACCTCGAAGGAATAGGATTTACTGTTATTGAAGGCTACGGCCTGACTGAAACATCTCCTGTTCTTACTTTTAATCCGATAAGCAGATCAAAGATCGGCTCTGTTGGAAAACCGTTATCTTCAGTTGAAATAAGAATCATCGACACAGCAACAGGAAAAATCTTAGAAACCCGCGAGCAGGGTGAGATTGCCGTAAGAGGCCCAATGGTAATGAAAGGTTATTACAAAAATCCCGATGAGACAAACAAGGTGATAAGAGACAACTGGTTTTTCACAGGCGATATAGGATTTCTGGATAAAGAAAATTATCTCTATATAACCAACCGCATTAAAGAAGTTATTGTCCTTTCTTCAGGCAAAAATATTTATCCTGTGGAAATTGAAAAGACATATTTAAAAATACCTTTAATCAAGGAGATATGCGTTACAGAAGCAGGAGGACAAAAAAGCGGGGATTTTTTGCACGCAGTTATTGTTCCTGATTTTGAATATGCAAAGAAAAATCATATTTCGAATATTCTTGAACATTTAAAATGGAAAACAAATAAAATTTCGCATACCCTTCCTGAATATATGCGCATTAAAGGGTTCACGCTTTATACAGAATCTCTTCCAAAAACTCCGCTCGGGAAATTAAGACGGTTCATGATCAAAGACCTTATCAAACCTGACACTGTAAAAGAAAAAACAGGGGATGACATTCTATTGATAGATGATAAAACAGGAAAACATCTATTGAAATGCATTAAGACAGTGACACACGAGCACATTGCTGTCCAAGCAAAAGACAATCTTGAGTTCGACCTTGGATTTGATTCTTTAAAAAAAATAGAGCTTATAGCCTGCCTTGAAAAAGAATTCTCGTTAAATCTTCCTGTAACATTCTTTACAGACATACAGACAGTGGAAGAACTTTTCCAAAAAATTAAAGCATTCAGGTTAAAGCAGGATGCAGCAGATATTACTGCAATTCCTGATGAGATTGGATTCACAGGAATACTCCTTCAGGAGCCTGCTGACATCGAGAAAAAAGCCGTTGGCCTGAAGCAAAACAGAATCGAATGGGCTGTCTTATCACTGCTTCTTTTACTTATTAAGTTATCTGCAAAGCTTTTCTTCAGACTTGAAGTAAAAGGGATTAATAATCTCTTAAAAACAAAATTCATTATTGCAGCTAATCACTGCAGTTTTCTGGACGCTTTTCTTATTGCTGCTGCAATGCCCTTTGATGTTTTTAAAAATCTTTATTTTTTGGGGCTCAGAAAATTTTTTAAAAATAAATTGGCGTCATGCTTTGCAAGGATATCGCATGTTATACAGATTGACCCTGACATGTATATTACCAAGGCGCTTCAGCTCTCGGCATACGCATTGAGGATGAACAAGAATCTCTGTATCTTCCCTGAAGGCGGAAGGTCTTTTGACGGAAAACTGATGGAATTCAAAAAAGGCATAGGTGTTCTGGCAATCGAAATGGATGTGCCTGTTGTCCCATGTTTTATAAAAGGCAGTTTTGAGGCAATGCCAGCAGGCTCGTTTATAATAAAACCAAAAAAAATAATAATTAATTTCGGAAAGGCTCTAAATCCGGATGAAATGGATTTTACTAAAAAACAGGAGAATATTGATAACCATCAGTTTTTTGCAGATGAGCTAAGAAAAAAGGTTGAAGAACTCTCACACAGATGA
- a CDS encoding TIGR01212 family radical SAM protein (This family includes YhcC from E. coli K-12, an uncharacterized radical SAM protein.), with product MKQRFNAFGSYMKKKFGAPVYKVNVDAGFTCPNRDGTLGFSGCIYCNNESFKPSSCRPALTIKEQIKSGIEYMSRRYNVQKFLVYFQPYSNTYASVEVLEKLYTEALQEPSVIGLAIGTRPDCIDEDKIKLLQELAKKYFVLVEYGVQSIYEKSLEFIQRGHDYKTFLDAVSLTQGKGIFIGAHLIAGFPTETREEMLSMADEISTTGIEFLKIHQLQIIKDTPLALMYKEKQFHTFGYEDYIDFVVDFIERLSPDIVLQRLFATAPDEILIAPRWDRSRHGLTLDIEKRFEERGAFQGKKYKALLRSSV from the coding sequence ATGAAGCAGAGATTTAATGCATTTGGTTCCTATATGAAGAAAAAATTCGGAGCTCCTGTTTACAAAGTAAATGTCGATGCAGGCTTCACATGTCCCAATAGAGACGGCACGCTCGGCTTCTCAGGCTGTATCTACTGCAACAACGAGAGTTTCAAACCGAGTTCCTGCAGGCCAGCGCTAACAATAAAAGAACAGATAAAAAGCGGCATTGAATACATGAGCAGAAGGTATAATGTCCAAAAATTTCTTGTCTATTTCCAGCCATATTCAAACACATATGCTTCTGTAGAAGTTTTGGAAAAGCTCTACACAGAGGCTTTGCAAGAACCGTCAGTCATAGGGCTGGCAATAGGAACCAGACCTGACTGCATTGACGAAGATAAGATTAAACTGCTTCAAGAACTGGCAAAAAAATATTTTGTACTGGTCGAATACGGAGTCCAGTCAATCTATGAAAAAAGCCTTGAATTTATACAGAGAGGACATGACTATAAGACATTTCTGGATGCAGTTTCATTAACGCAGGGGAAAGGAATTTTTATCGGAGCTCATCTGATTGCTGGTTTTCCAACTGAAACGAGGGAAGAGATGTTGAGCATGGCGGATGAAATCTCGACAACAGGAATAGAATTTCTCAAGATTCACCAGCTACAGATAATTAAGGATACACCCTTGGCTCTCATGTATAAAGAAAAGCAGTTTCACACATTCGGCTATGAAGACTATATTGATTTTGTGGTCGATTTTATAGAAAGGCTTTCACCTGATATTGTGCTTCAGAGGCTTTTTGCAACAGCGCCGGATGAGATATTGATTGCTCCAAGATGGGACAGAAGCAGGCATGGACTTACTCTCGATATCGAAAAAAGATTTGAAGAAAGAGGCGCATTTCAGGGGAAAAAGTACAAGGCATTGCTAAGATCATCTGTGTGA
- a CDS encoding DUF3365 domain-containing protein, with amino-acid sequence MKTLVQAKNYLVTIGLFLIMVTVASLHVTLGELHTKHEELAAAMGRSFFQTFVAARRWNADHNGVYVPVTKGFMPNLYLDDPLRDLTATNGMKLTKVNPAYMTRLISEVLQQKQGIQVHITSLKLLRPANKADEWETKALENFEKDKKEEYAVIGSREKSTFRYMAPLKVEKPCLKCHGKQGYKEGDIRGGITVNFSYEPFYKIIRAHQLNTFIIHLIFLAIGLFITFFLGKKLISSIEELQNAQQQIRKLEGILPICSSCKKIRTKKAAEHGEKSWVAIEEYISDRTDAEFSHGICPDCMKKLYPNIK; translated from the coding sequence ATGAAAACACTTGTCCAGGCAAAAAACTACCTTGTGACAATAGGCCTTTTTCTCATAATGGTTACTGTTGCATCCCTCCATGTAACGCTCGGCGAACTTCATACAAAACACGAGGAACTCGCTGCTGCAATGGGACGCTCATTCTTCCAGACCTTTGTTGCAGCAAGAAGATGGAACGCAGATCATAACGGAGTTTATGTTCCTGTAACTAAGGGGTTTATGCCAAACCTTTATCTGGACGATCCATTAAGAGATCTCACAGCAACAAACGGGATGAAACTCACCAAAGTAAATCCTGCCTATATGACAAGACTTATTTCAGAGGTTCTCCAGCAAAAACAGGGGATACAGGTACATATTACAAGTCTCAAACTGCTAAGACCTGCAAATAAGGCTGATGAATGGGAAACAAAAGCCCTTGAGAATTTTGAAAAAGACAAAAAAGAAGAATATGCTGTGATCGGATCCCGTGAAAAATCAACATTCAGATATATGGCTCCGTTAAAAGTTGAAAAGCCTTGCTTGAAATGTCATGGGAAACAGGGATATAAAGAAGGCGATATCAGAGGCGGAATAACTGTCAACTTTTCTTATGAACCTTTTTATAAAATAATCAGAGCTCACCAGCTTAATACATTCATTATACACCTCATATTTCTGGCCATAGGTTTGTTCATAACATTTTTTTTAGGTAAAAAACTGATTTCCAGTATAGAGGAATTACAGAATGCACAGCAGCAGATCAGAAAACTGGAAGGCATACTTCCAATCTGTTCCAGCTGCAAAAAAATACGAACGAAGAAGGCAGCAGAGCACGGGGAAAAATCATGGGTTGCAATCGAGGAGTATATAAGCGACAGAACTGATGCAGAGTTTTCACACGGCATCTGTCCTGATTGCATGAAAAAGCTTTACCCAAATATAAAATAA
- a CDS encoding PAS domain S-box protein, with product MAHNITAVLIFALSILFQLAASVYALLLIKITGRKTAWILIAAAMLLMAVRRILSFIQHIISGPSISFSVPEFIAFIISCLMLFGVTRIGNYFRSINAADQKLKETEERYRLFLDHFHGIAYQGTLFFKPVFLHGAVEPITGYKEEDFIAGRLRWDEIIHPDDLVKISKSIEDIRTKPCCSLEREYRILAKNKKVKWLREHVSNICDSSGNPLFVQGVLYDITRQKETEKILYETETAYNLMFMNNPHPMWIYDLETLAFLDVNNSAIEKYGYTKDEFLSMTIKDIRPSDDIPRLLENVSQVDNGLDIAGTWRHRKKDGKILDVEIISHTIDFAGRRAEVVLAHDLTEHKKLEARLLHAQKIEAIGQLAAGIAHDFNNILTAIIGYASLLKIKTPKGSPLLAYVDPILASTDRAANLTKRLLTFGRKQTMDILPVHLNEIIKELESLLGRLIGENIDLRTELTDEDIVILADIGQVEQVFVNLATNARDAMPNGGRIVIGTDIVTIDDRFIDMYRYAKPGAYARILFSDTGAGMDEVTTKKIFEPFFTTKDVDKGTGLGLSIVYGIVKQHNGYIHVSSEPSKGTTFQIYFPLEKIDVAKSYTKELSAPVHGEGTIILLAEDDKPVRDLIFSVLKEFDYKVLSAENGEEAVNIFNKNKDRIKLVLLDLIMPGKSGKEAFYEMKAIKPDIKAIFMSGYPMDIIKRNQLFQEGQEFVSKPISPTEILNTVKKTLEKIK from the coding sequence ATGGCGCATAATATTACAGCGGTTTTAATATTTGCACTCTCAATATTGTTTCAGCTGGCTGCATCTGTATATGCACTGCTTTTAATCAAGATTACCGGACGCAAAACTGCATGGATTCTTATTGCAGCAGCAATGCTGCTCATGGCAGTACGCAGGATTTTATCTTTTATCCAACATATTATTTCAGGTCCTTCTATATCCTTTTCTGTTCCTGAATTTATAGCATTTATCATCTCCTGCCTCATGCTTTTTGGAGTAACACGCATAGGGAATTATTTTCGTTCAATAAACGCGGCGGATCAGAAACTTAAGGAAACTGAAGAACGCTACAGATTGTTTCTCGACCATTTCCACGGGATAGCATATCAGGGCACTCTGTTTTTTAAACCTGTTTTTTTACATGGAGCTGTCGAACCCATAACAGGGTATAAAGAAGAAGACTTTATTGCCGGACGTTTAAGATGGGATGAGATCATACATCCTGATGACCTTGTTAAAATCTCAAAGAGCATAGAAGATATCCGCACTAAACCCTGCTGTTCTCTGGAGCGCGAATACCGCATATTAGCCAAAAACAAAAAAGTAAAATGGCTCCGTGAACACGTAAGCAACATCTGCGACAGCTCAGGGAATCCTTTATTTGTTCAGGGAGTTCTTTACGATATAACAAGACAGAAAGAGACTGAAAAAATTCTTTATGAAACAGAGACTGCATATAATCTTATGTTTATGAATAACCCTCACCCAATGTGGATATATGACCTTGAGACTCTTGCATTTCTTGATGTGAATAACTCCGCTATAGAAAAATACGGCTACACGAAAGATGAATTCCTCTCCATGACAATCAAGGATATCCGTCCAAGTGATGACATACCAAGACTTCTAGAGAATGTATCACAGGTTGACAACGGCCTTGACATTGCCGGGACATGGCGGCATAGAAAAAAAGACGGCAAAATTCTTGATGTTGAAATTATATCGCACACCATCGATTTTGCAGGCAGGCGCGCGGAGGTTGTGCTTGCACATGATCTCACTGAACACAAAAAACTTGAAGCCAGACTTCTTCATGCTCAAAAAATAGAGGCTATTGGCCAGCTTGCAGCAGGAATAGCGCATGATTTTAATAATATACTCACAGCAATTATAGGTTATGCCAGTCTTCTTAAGATAAAAACCCCCAAGGGCAGTCCTTTGCTGGCTTATGTAGACCCGATACTTGCATCAACTGACAGAGCTGCAAATTTGACCAAAAGACTGCTCACATTCGGAAGAAAACAGACGATGGACATACTTCCTGTTCACCTTAATGAAATAATAAAAGAACTAGAAAGTCTGCTTGGCAGATTAATTGGCGAGAACATTGATTTAAGGACAGAGCTCACAGACGAAGATATAGTTATACTAGCAGATATTGGACAGGTGGAACAAGTGTTTGTAAATCTTGCGACCAATGCTAGAGATGCTATGCCAAACGGAGGCCGCATAGTAATAGGAACAGACATAGTAACCATTGACGATAGATTCATAGATATGTACAGGTATGCCAAGCCTGGAGCATATGCGCGAATATTATTCTCTGATACAGGGGCAGGCATGGATGAAGTGACAACTAAAAAAATATTCGAGCCTTTTTTCACTACAAAGGATGTCGACAAAGGCACGGGGCTTGGGCTTTCAATAGTATATGGCATAGTCAAGCAGCACAATGGATATATTCACGTATCCAGCGAACCTTCAAAAGGGACAACTTTTCAGATATATTTCCCGCTCGAAAAAATAGATGTGGCAAAATCTTATACTAAGGAGCTTTCTGCTCCTGTACATGGTGAAGGGACGATAATACTGCTTGCTGAGGATGATAAACCAGTAAGAGATCTTATCTTCTCTGTACTGAAAGAGTTTGATTACAAGGTGCTTAGCGCTGAAAATGGTGAAGAGGCAGTGAATATCTTCAATAAAAATAAAGATAGAATAAAACTGGTACTGCTTGACTTGATAATGCCTGGGAAAAGCGGAAAAGAAGCTTTTTACGAAATGAAAGCAATTAAGCCTGACATAAAAGCTATTTTCATGAGCGGATATCCTATGGATATAATAAAGAGAAACCAGTTATTTCAGGAGGGACAGGAATTTGTTTCCAAGCCTATATCACCTACTGAGATCCTTAATACTGTTAAAAAAACACTGGAAAAAATTAAATAA
- a CDS encoding type III PLP-dependent enzyme produces the protein MPRTFKIEKSHTNIVSKTMLFKALKHLDKKNITTPVLLIDKEKVREKVSLIGQNIKNSMVFYAVKANPDIQVLKFINKLNLGFEIASEGELEVLASIGVKSDRMITSNPVKSFKFLKIAQSYGVNYFAYDSFDEVDKMAKFVPGANVYVRLAVPNEGSEWPLSKKFGVEQDTAIKLLSYAKEKKLNPVGITFHVGSQCTNMYNWNSALDKAKTVFDLASKRGLRLSFLDIGGGYPINYIKNVVGVETIEKNIDSIIYERFPKNVKVILEPGRSVIGDAGIFAASVIGKAQRDGDNWLYIDVGVFNGLMESIGGIKYTYLVESSRDTKTKKKWTLAGPSCDSFDVIDKEIFLPEPEIGSLVLILAGGAYTISYASEFNGFSIPKTVLI, from the coding sequence ATGCCAAGAACATTTAAGATAGAAAAATCTCACACAAACATTGTTTCTAAGACAATGTTGTTTAAAGCGCTCAAACATCTTGATAAAAAAAATATAACCACTCCTGTTCTTCTGATAGACAAAGAGAAGGTCAGGGAAAAAGTATCTCTTATAGGCCAGAATATAAAAAATTCAATGGTCTTTTATGCTGTTAAGGCTAATCCCGATATCCAAGTGCTTAAGTTCATTAATAAGCTGAACCTTGGATTTGAGATTGCCTCTGAAGGTGAGCTTGAAGTGCTTGCTTCCATTGGAGTTAAGTCGGACAGAATGATTACAAGCAATCCGGTTAAATCATTCAAATTTCTGAAGATAGCGCAGTCTTACGGTGTAAATTATTTTGCCTATGATTCTTTTGACGAAGTTGACAAGATGGCAAAGTTTGTACCTGGTGCAAATGTATATGTAAGACTTGCCGTGCCTAATGAAGGAAGTGAATGGCCTTTGAGTAAGAAATTCGGAGTAGAGCAAGATACAGCAATAAAACTTTTATCCTACGCTAAAGAGAAGAAGCTTAACCCTGTGGGAATTACCTTTCACGTAGGTTCTCAATGCACAAATATGTACAACTGGAATTCAGCTCTTGATAAGGCAAAAACAGTTTTTGATCTTGCATCAAAAAGAGGTCTGAGGCTGAGCTTTCTTGATATTGGCGGCGGCTACCCTATAAATTACATCAAAAATGTCGTTGGTGTTGAAACTATCGAAAAAAACATTGACAGCATTATATATGAGAGATTTCCAAAAAATGTAAAAGTCATCCTTGAACCCGGCAGATCTGTTATAGGTGATGCCGGAATATTTGCTGCATCTGTAATTGGCAAGGCTCAGAGAGACGGCGATAACTGGCTTTATATTGATGTTGGAGTTTTCAATGGTCTAATGGAAAGCATCGGGGGAATAAAATATACCTATCTTGTTGAAAGTTCAAGGGATACAAAAACCAAAAAGAAATGGACGCTTGCAGGCCCAAGCTGCGACAGTTTTGATGTCATAGACAAAGAAATTTTTCTGCCGGAACCCGAGATTGGAAGTCTGGTGCTTATACTGGCAGGCGGAGCTTACACAATATCATATGCTTCAGAATTTAACGGGTTTTCAATTCCAAAGACAGTTCTTATATGA
- the speE gene encoding polyamine aminopropyltransferase, with amino-acid sequence MIKFYEKDPFAPIQYSYEVENILYKGKSKYQEIEVIQNSHFGKMLVLDGVVQITEKDEFFYHEMLTQVALHAHPAPKKVIVIGGGDGGAVREILKHKSVEKVYFIEIDEEVINISKKFFPTVACDIDNPRVEIKCMDGAEFVKGSNADIDAVIVDSTDIVGFATSLFTKEFFTSIKHCLTENGFYVTLSESLHFHKDVVIEVQETMKSVFPVVDIYTAPLATYAGNWWTFSIASKNLSPREMRQKFSVKTKYYSDEIHQQAFLPKKMYEKLMKRKLDW; translated from the coding sequence ATGATAAAATTTTACGAAAAAGATCCATTTGCGCCAATACAATACAGCTATGAGGTTGAAAATATTCTTTATAAAGGGAAAAGCAAATATCAGGAAATAGAAGTAATACAGAATTCTCACTTTGGTAAAATGCTTGTTCTTGACGGAGTTGTTCAGATAACAGAAAAGGATGAATTCTTTTACCATGAGATGCTGACCCAGGTAGCTCTGCATGCGCATCCTGCTCCAAAAAAAGTTATCGTTATTGGAGGCGGAGACGGCGGAGCTGTAAGAGAGATATTAAAACACAAGAGTGTTGAGAAGGTTTATTTCATTGAGATTGATGAGGAAGTCATCAATATTTCTAAGAAGTTTTTCCCAACAGTTGCCTGCGATATTGATAATCCACGAGTTGAGATAAAGTGCATGGACGGCGCTGAATTTGTTAAGGGCAGTAATGCAGATATCGATGCAGTAATAGTTGATTCAACTGATATTGTAGGTTTTGCAACAAGTCTTTTCACAAAGGAATTTTTCACATCGATTAAACATTGTCTTACAGAAAACGGATTTTATGTAACGCTTTCGGAATCTTTGCATTTTCATAAAGATGTTGTTATAGAGGTGCAGGAAACCATGAAAAGTGTATTCCCTGTAGTTGATATCTACACTGCACCCCTTGCTACATATGCCGGCAACTGGTGGACATTTTCAATTGCTTCAAAAAACTTGTCTCCGCGTGAGATGAGGCAAAAATTCTCCGTAAAAACAAAATATTACAGCGATGAGATACACCAGCAGGCTTTCCTCCCTAAAAAAATGTATGAAAAGCTTATGAAAAGAAAGCTGGACTGGTAA